The following proteins come from a genomic window of Zygotorulaspora mrakii chromosome 8, complete sequence:
- the SCP160 gene encoding Scp160p (similar to Saccharomyces cerevisiae SCP160 (YJL080C); ancestral locus Anc_1.290), with protein sequence MSASVENEVDIETPPTSVDSSQVKTEDSLDSEAVLVEEPKPLPSLKDLPSLCSNTSLGSAKVAWGPHVRPPAPSTVSSSPSPSPSSNKSNSRPMRSKTIQEAFTLDLQSQLSINKPEFSRIVQSVKQTHSVSVESTLSKNSRTFLISGYPENVREGRRELIKKLTKPIVDVFQVPSGCKAAIIGSGGKHIREIQDSLGVRINLAKENNPDSFDEDLNDFTSDISIEGDIESVKLAKQRIAKTVKEETKNASIKISLENESFVPFVDFSSFSSDDDVKVQFFEKSGDILISGLLEDAKATKIKIQDYLKQLETEITEERIVIPRKFQFLIDVEEIREKFNVVVKLPTKSVEDQKVSFLGTYSTVKEAIDFARTSSKAYAVDTLDISKSHSKNLSHAKNLALYFSKYDALKNIQDAHPDTKILLPSPEELALAESVDILISGKNDQTDEIKNVRKELISLVNDITPQDTLIIDDLDFELFGKEIKKILLGQENEASLVQFVQFGDYYPDNDSILLVATPSNEDFKPSVEEIKQRLDQVSSSLESLRSKQNNLETKTIHLSSNDQNSLFLDSKVTLGLISEEANQEEGHLQIKLHTPSDDEITLRGNGKALKVAAKAFECTAKAPSKKAKTTVEIPANAVARLIGSKGSNSQQIREKFDVQIDIPSETENGKSVEVTLTGLQYNMDIAKSYIAAEAKKWADIVSKELIAPQKYHRNLIGPQGIYCQRLQDKYNVRVMFPKTGDSITIRGPSRGVAKAYEELKALLDFEMENGHKSVIKIKTECVSRIIGKNGDVINDIRADYGVRADFLQSSSDAKAQELEEVDLEITGSRQAIKDAVQKINSIIAEVQDFVKKTIDVDPKYHGIILGSGGRNLRELMSKAGGDECKSRFVDIPKANSESRVITVEGPKKFVDSFAKEIKKIIEDGENSITKELDIPSERQGALVGPGGVVRRQLESEFHVILKIPNKNEEGRVTITGLPENVAKAEKKISSDIVKENFDHELQVPAKYHEFVSERGALIRDLRSSESINVRHGNGTKKANQIIRRSIIVPAERVRGSGDEKIKFISEEIDSSEESALEGTIPWRLSYEPVNLDDLFEDDDAKKTKTESDPSNDSNKKQSAIEKAVKIIEGRIALAPSANTVGYIWTANPKNFNKIVGPAGSNIKKLREATGTVINVPKKSDKINDTIVIKGTKEGVEKAADMITKQL encoded by the coding sequence ATGTCTGCtagtgttgaaaatgaagtaGATATCGAAACACCACCAACCTCTGTTGACTCTTCGCAAGTGAAAACGGAGGATTCACTAGATAGTGAGGCCGTTCTGGTCGAGGAGCCCAAACCCTTACCATCACTTAAGGATCTGCCATCGCTATGTTCAAATACCAGTTTAGGCAGTGCTAAAGTTGCATGGGGTCCTCACGTGAGACCACCTGCACCTTCTACTGTCTCCTCATCACCCTCTCCATCACCGTCGTCCAACAAGTCCAACTCTAGACCTATGCGGTCAAAGACGATTCAAGAGGCTTTCACGTTAGATTTACAAAGCCAGCTGTCAATTAATAAACCCGAATTCTCACGTATTGTCCAAAGTGTGAAGCAGACACATTCCGTTTCCGTCGAATCTACTTTGTCTAAGAACTCCCGTACTTTCTTAATCTCAGGATATCCAGAGAATGTACGtgaaggaagaagagaacTCATCAAAAAGTTGACCAAGCCTATTGTGGATGTCTTTCAGGTTCCTTCTGGCTGCAAAGCAGCCATTATTGGCTCTGGCGGTAAACATATTAGAGAAATCCAAGATTCGCTTGGTGTTAGGATAAATTTGGCTAAGGAAAACAATCCGGACTCTTTCGATGAGGACTTGAATGATTTCACTTCGGACATTTCTATCGAGGGTGATATCGAATCTGTAAAACTAGCAAAACAAAGAATCGCCAAAACAGTTAAAGAAGAAACTAAGAATGCttcaatcaaaatttccttGGAAAATGAATCTTTTGTTCCTTTTGTTGActtctcttccttttcatccGACGATGATGTCAAGGTgcagttttttgaaaagtctGGTGACATCTTAATATCCGGCCTTTTAGAAGATGCTAAGGCAACAAAGATCAAGATTCAGGATTACTTGAAGCAACTTGAAACTGAAATTACGGAAGAAAGAATTGTAATTCCAAGaaaatttcagtttttaATCGATGTTGAGGAAATtagagaaaaattcaatgtGGTGGTCAAATTACCAACCAAGTCAGTCGAAGACCAAAAAGTCTCATTTTTGGGTACGTACTCCACGGTTAAAGAAGCAATAGATTTTGCAAGGACGTCATCCAAAGCTTACGCTGTCGATACTTTAGATATCTCCAAGTCTCACAGTAAAAATCTGTCTCACGCAAAAAATCTAGCCTtatatttctcaaaatatgatgctttaaaaaatattcaagatGCTCACCCAGACACAAAGATTCTCTTACCATCCCCAGAAGAGTTAGCTCTTGCCGAAAGTGTTGACATTTTAATTAGTGGAAAGAACGATCAAActgatgaaataaaaaacgTTAGAAAGGAACTGATCTCTTTGGTCAACGATATTACCCCACAAGATACTCTGATTATCGATGATTTAGATTTCGAGTTATTTGGCaaagaaattaaaaaaatccTACTGGGGCAAGAGAACGAGGCTAGTCTTGTTCAATTTGTCCAGTTTGGTGATTACTACCCTGACAATGATTCCATTTTGTTGGTTGCTACTCCTTCAAATGAGGATTTCAAGCCATCTGTGGAAGAAATCAAGCAGAGATTGGACCAGGTAAGCTCCTCTTTGGAGTCTTTACGCAGCAAACAGAACAATTTGGAAACTAAAACCATACATCTATCTTCGAACGATCAAAACTCCCTATTCCTCGACTCAAAGGTTACCTTAGGTTTGATTTCAGAAGAAGCTaatcaagaagaaggtCATTTGCAGATCAAACTACACACTCCAAgcgatgatgaaattactTTGAGAGGAAATGGTAAGGCACTTAAAGTTGCTGCCAAGGCATTCGAATGCACAGCCAAAGCGCCATCTAAAAAAGCTAAAACTACTGTTGAAATTCCAGCAAATGCAGTCGCTAGGTTAATCGGAAGTAAAGGCTCTAATTCTCAACAAATTCGTGAAAAATTCGATGttcaaattgatattcCCTCAGAAACTGAAAACGGGAAAAGTGTTGAAGTGACACTAACAGGCTTACAATACAATATGGACATAGCCAAGAGCTACATTGCAGCTGAAGCAAAAAAATGGGCCGACATTGTTTCCAAAGAACTGATCGCACCGCAAAAATACCATCGTAATTTGATTGGACCTCAAGGTATCTACTGTCAACGTTTACAAGACAAATATAATGTTCGTGTTATGTTCCCAAAGACTGGCGATTCAATTACTATCAGAGGTCCTTCTCGTGGTGTTGCAAAGGCTTACGAAGAATTGAAAGCGTTacttgattttgaaatggaaaacGGTCATAAATCTGTTATTAAGATCAAAACGGAGTGTGTTTCCAGGATCATTGGTAAGAACGGTGATGTCATCAATGACATAAGAGCCGATTACGGTGTTCGTGCagattttttgcaaagctCCAGTGATGCCAAGGCGCAGGAGCTCGAAGAAGTTGATTTAGAAATTACGGGCTCTAGACAAGCAATCAAAGATGCGGtccaaaaaattaattCTATCATCGCTGAAGTGCAAGATTTTGTCAAAAAGACGATTGATGTCGATCCTAAGTATCACGGAATCATTCTTGGTAGTGGTGGGCGCAATCTCAGAGAACTTATGTCTAAAGCCGGAGGTGATGAATGTAAAAGTAGATTTGTTGACATACCAAAGGCTAATTCTGAATCTCGTGTTATTACTGTGGAAGGACCAAAGAAATTTGTTGACAGCTTTGCtaaagaaataaaaaagattattgaagatggtgaaaACAGCATTACAAAGGAATTGGACATACCATCTGAAAGACAAGGAGCATTAGTGGGACCTGGTGGTGTTGTTCGCCGTCAACTGGAGTCTGAGTTCCAtgtcattttgaaaattccaaacaaaaatgaagaaggtaGAGTTACGATCACTGGTTTACCAGAAAATGTTgcaaaagctgaaaagaaaatatcgTCAGATATTGTCaaggaaaattttgatcatGAACTACAGGTGCCAGCCAAATACCACGAATTCGTATCTGAACGGGGTGCTTTAATTAGAGATCTAAGAAGCTCCGAGTCCATTAATGTGAGACACGGTAATGGTACTAAAAAAGCTAACCAAATCATCCGTAGATCTATTATCGTTCCTGCTGAAAGAGTTCGTGGATCTGGAGAcgaaaagatcaaattcattAGCGAAGAAATTGACTCTTCTGAAGAAAGCGCCTTAGAAGGAACGATCCCTTGGAGATTATCATATGAACCTGTTAATTTAGATGATCTctttgaagatgacgaCGCAAAGAAAACCAAGACAGAAAGTGATCCAAGCAATGATAGCAACAAAAAGCAGTCGGCCATTGAAAAAGCGGTGAAGATAATTGAGGGCAGAATTGCATTGGCTCCAAGTGCCAATACTGTTGGCTACATCTGGACAGCTAATCCAAAGAATTTTAATAAAATTGTCGGACCTGCTGGTTCtaatatcaaaaagctCAGAGAAGCTACCGGCACCGTTATTAAtgttccaaaaaaatctgataaAATTAATGATACTATTGTCATTAAAGGCACAAAAGAAGGTGTTGAAAAAGCAGCTGATATGATCACAAAGCAGTTGTAA